The following proteins are encoded in a genomic region of Parabacteroides pacaensis:
- a CDS encoding putative quinol monooxygenase — protein sequence MKKISMFLLTIVMVAFCVSCNSNTKQSEASKASTEETTLSSPKKEKKTIVCRVIVKEGQEAAFIDVAKTLVEATRKEPGNISYNLYQSPLDPKSFIFYEEYKDDDAFNFHANSDHFKAFADTIPNMLAAELNIEQF from the coding sequence ATGAAAAAGATCAGTATGTTTTTGTTGACCATAGTTATGGTCGCATTTTGTGTTTCTTGCAATAGTAACACAAAACAGAGTGAAGCCAGCAAGGCAAGTACGGAAGAAACAACTTTGTCCTCTCCTAAAAAAGAAAAGAAAACTATTGTTTGCCGGGTAATCGTGAAAGAAGGACAAGAAGCTGCCTTTATCGATGTGGCTAAAACACTAGTAGAGGCTACACGCAAAGAACCGGGGAATATCAGTTATAATCTGTATCAATCTCCCTTAGATCCCAAATCATTCATTTTTTATGAAGAATACAAAGACGACGATGCATTTAATTTTCATGCAAATTCCGACCACTTCAAAGCATTTGCAGACACGATTCCTAACATGTTAGCAGCGGAATTAAATATTGAACAGTTTTAA
- a CDS encoding SGNH/GDSL hydrolase family protein produces MNSLKIKQVYIYLLITLMMCNANAFGQEKQDKQPTIILYDQVLNNKKTYVDLIMNEGTAAYLPEGLSIRKTGDLVRLHRFYALAERKVRYYVKFSEDAKALFQSDKGDFKVYIDVPNKRIGMQVNFVKERKIEFLDPEHEYLVEIIRQYNTSKAKIIDLYTGEELEIQATNDSTGGYGVGTVNQGISVGRQYDYYCFGLSEGTELLVKQITVLAADCNLTVLIYGDSITEPEGYYPENLYEQSWVQLIKKNIKGKVISSGRGGTTIHELLERIKNELPYIKSKYVMVTIGTNGENTEKNLSELIEYILSQGSIPILNNIPCNEHNSQIEVNAVIEKIRQKYGIKGCRFDLVTSLNHDGKKVDTTTMWHEDWGTNGTYFHHPNVKGSRLMYLRTLVDIPEIYE; encoded by the coding sequence ATGAACTCATTGAAAATTAAGCAAGTGTATATCTATTTACTGATAACTTTGATGATGTGTAATGCCAATGCATTCGGACAGGAAAAACAGGATAAACAGCCTACTATTATTTTATACGACCAAGTTCTGAATAATAAAAAAACCTACGTCGATTTGATAATGAATGAAGGAACTGCGGCCTATCTGCCAGAAGGATTAAGTATAAGAAAAACCGGTGATCTAGTCCGTCTACATCGTTTTTATGCTTTAGCAGAACGAAAAGTCCGCTATTATGTAAAGTTTTCAGAAGATGCGAAAGCATTATTTCAAAGCGATAAAGGTGATTTTAAAGTATATATAGATGTCCCGAACAAACGAATAGGGATGCAAGTTAACTTTGTAAAAGAAAGGAAGATAGAATTTTTAGACCCTGAGCATGAATATTTGGTTGAGATAATCCGTCAATACAACACATCGAAAGCCAAAATTATAGATTTGTATACCGGTGAAGAGTTGGAAATACAAGCTACTAATGATAGTACCGGCGGATATGGGGTCGGCACGGTCAATCAAGGGATTTCAGTGGGACGGCAATACGATTATTATTGCTTCGGATTATCCGAAGGTACAGAACTTTTGGTAAAACAAATTACCGTGCTAGCAGCAGATTGTAATTTGACCGTACTGATCTATGGCGATTCTATCACTGAGCCGGAAGGATATTATCCGGAAAATTTATATGAACAATCTTGGGTACAGCTTATCAAAAAGAACATAAAAGGGAAAGTAATTTCAAGCGGTCGCGGAGGAACTACTATTCATGAGCTATTGGAACGGATAAAAAATGAACTACCTTACATAAAATCCAAATATGTAATGGTTACGATCGGAACCAATGGAGAAAATACGGAAAAGAATCTGAGTGAATTAATAGAATATATTTTATCGCAAGGCTCTATTCCGATTTTAAATAACATTCCTTGCAACGAACATAATTCACAAATAGAAGTAAATGCCGTTATTGAGAAAATCCGTCAAAAGTACGGAATTAAAGGATGCCGGTTTGATTTAGTCACTTCTCTTAATCATGATGGAAAGAAAGTGGATACAACCACCATGTGGCATGAAGACTGGGGAACAAACGGAACTTATTTCCACCATCCAAATGTAAAAGGTTCTCGTTTGATGTATTTACGTACTTTAGTAGATATACCCGAAATTTATGAATAA
- a CDS encoding alpha-L-rhamnosidase, whose translation MKTGKLKKIRLEVILSMLICCPALLFSSSLIKQDTRIKVNNLKCEYVVNPLGLDIQNPQFSWEVQSDKRGTVQTAFQIEVALSEEDLFSGNILWNSDKTNSSQAVGIRYNGPSLESRQQYFWRVKIWDQEENESDWSAPASFEMGLMDEEDWYSDWIAYAPGLPGRVLYFKGTYVLPENKKIKKARLYISGLGYYEMYINRKKVGDRVLDPAQSSYNKTIYYSTYDVKNYLAAVNTLVIPVAPGWYGMPKLRMQMEITFEDNSCDYVTTSYTRPVMGGPILYSSIFDGETYDARSEESELFEPFKPALLMNKIWAYSHVADPPGGKMVSQKMEAIRVVDTIIPEIINKEESSGIYILDTKQNLAGWASLRVQGKKGQKVTLSFAESLGNNGLINQDNLRNAKATDTYILKGEGIEKWEPSFTYHGFRYIQVEGYPGELEKGDVLVKRIRNDVPLIGKFHCSNDLLNRIHKMVVETEASNLHSVPTDCPQRDERMGWLNDMTVRIEQAINNFDLARFYTKYIRDVSDTQDKYGRITCVAPFRFGARPADPVSASYLLMAWKSYQYYGNRTIIADHYDSMKAWVNYLESRTDSTGIVDYSYYGDWSPPLQFAVTPESANSKDTPGLMMSTGYLYYCASMITGMAQLLEKPEDSIYYSNLAQKTAKAFNDVYWNKSTGGYASNNQAANSFALYLDIIPADRIPQVVNNLVEDVKKQDYHLTTGNLCTKYLIEMLTKHGYIDIAYKIVTQTTYPSWGYMLENGATTLWERWEYATGDAMNSHNHPMMGSVDSWFYMYVLGIIPDIKYPGFEKFAIHPYLPTDLEFAEGELNTVKGTVKCAWRKKDKNILLDIVIPANTTATVSIPVKKGKKITEGGKNISKIKSIKFLHEKKGYRVYEVGSGSYHFISVY comes from the coding sequence ATGAAAACAGGGAAATTAAAAAAGATAAGATTGGAGGTCATCTTGTCTATGCTTATTTGTTGTCCTGCTTTATTATTCTCCAGCAGTTTAATAAAACAGGATACAAGAATAAAAGTAAATAATTTAAAATGTGAATATGTAGTAAACCCTTTGGGATTAGACATACAGAATCCACAATTCAGTTGGGAAGTCCAATCTGATAAGAGAGGAACTGTACAAACGGCTTTTCAAATAGAAGTCGCTCTGTCGGAAGAAGATCTATTCTCCGGAAATATTCTATGGAATAGTGACAAAACTAATTCTTCACAAGCTGTCGGGATACGTTATAATGGTCCTAGTTTAGAAAGCCGGCAACAATATTTCTGGCGTGTTAAAATATGGGATCAGGAAGAAAACGAAAGCGATTGGTCGGCACCGGCTTCTTTTGAAATGGGGTTAATGGATGAAGAGGATTGGTACTCCGATTGGATTGCCTATGCACCCGGCTTACCGGGGCGTGTTCTATATTTTAAAGGTACCTATGTATTACCGGAAAATAAAAAAATAAAAAAAGCACGACTGTACATATCAGGCTTAGGCTACTATGAGATGTATATAAACCGGAAAAAAGTAGGTGACCGCGTGTTAGATCCTGCTCAAAGTTCATATAACAAAACCATTTACTACTCTACATACGATGTAAAAAATTATCTAGCGGCAGTAAATACTTTAGTCATTCCTGTAGCCCCGGGGTGGTATGGTATGCCCAAATTAAGAATGCAGATGGAAATCACCTTTGAAGATAATAGCTGTGATTATGTTACTACATCTTATACGCGTCCTGTAATGGGAGGTCCTATCTTGTATTCATCCATATTCGACGGCGAAACCTATGATGCTCGTTCGGAAGAGTCTGAATTATTCGAACCTTTCAAACCAGCTTTATTAATGAATAAGATCTGGGCCTATTCGCATGTAGCAGATCCGCCGGGAGGAAAAATGGTATCTCAAAAAATGGAAGCTATCCGGGTAGTAGACACTATTATTCCGGAAATTATTAATAAAGAAGAATCATCGGGAATTTATATATTGGATACAAAACAAAATCTGGCCGGATGGGCATCTTTACGCGTACAAGGCAAAAAGGGGCAAAAAGTGACCTTAAGTTTTGCAGAATCTTTAGGTAATAACGGGCTTATTAATCAAGACAACTTACGAAATGCGAAAGCTACTGACACGTATATCTTAAAGGGAGAGGGTATAGAAAAATGGGAGCCAAGTTTTACATACCACGGTTTTAGATATATACAAGTAGAGGGATATCCCGGAGAATTGGAAAAAGGGGACGTCCTAGTGAAACGGATCCGTAATGATGTGCCTTTAATAGGCAAATTCCACTGTAGTAACGATCTGCTGAACCGTATTCATAAAATGGTTGTAGAAACAGAAGCCAGTAATTTACATAGTGTGCCTACCGATTGCCCTCAACGGGATGAACGCATGGGATGGCTCAATGATATGACAGTACGCATTGAACAGGCAATTAATAATTTCGATTTAGCTCGTTTTTATACGAAATATATTAGAGACGTAAGCGATACGCAAGATAAATACGGGCGAATTACTTGTGTGGCCCCATTCCGATTTGGTGCCCGACCGGCTGACCCGGTTTCTGCAAGTTATTTGTTAATGGCATGGAAATCGTATCAATATTATGGGAATCGAACTATTATTGCAGACCATTATGATTCCATGAAGGCTTGGGTAAATTATTTAGAAAGCCGGACAGATAGTACAGGGATTGTAGATTATAGCTATTATGGGGATTGGTCTCCCCCACTTCAATTTGCTGTTACTCCGGAATCAGCTAATTCAAAGGATACTCCAGGCTTAATGATGTCTACCGGTTACCTTTATTATTGTGCATCCATGATAACCGGAATGGCTCAACTATTAGAAAAACCTGAAGACAGTATTTATTACTCTAATTTGGCCCAAAAAACAGCAAAAGCTTTTAATGATGTTTATTGGAATAAAAGCACCGGAGGATATGCATCAAACAATCAGGCAGCCAATTCATTTGCCTTGTATTTAGATATAATACCGGCCGACCGGATACCACAGGTAGTAAATAATCTGGTAGAGGACGTGAAAAAACAGGATTATCACTTAACTACCGGCAACTTATGTACTAAATATTTAATAGAAATGCTAACAAAGCATGGATATATAGACATCGCTTATAAAATTGTGACACAGACTACTTATCCAAGCTGGGGATATATGCTTGAGAATGGGGCAACTACTTTATGGGAGCGATGGGAATATGCAACAGGCGATGCCATGAATTCCCATAATCATCCTATGATGGGATCCGTTGATTCCTGGTTTTATATGTATGTCCTTGGGATTATCCCGGATATAAAATATCCCGGCTTTGAAAAATTCGCTATCCATCCATACCTTCCTACCGATCTTGAATTTGCGGAAGGAGAACTTAATACAGTCAAAGGAACAGTTAAGTGTGCCTGGAGAAAAAAAGACAAAAATATACTTTTGGATATTGTTATTCCGGCTAACACGACAGCCACAGTAAGTATCCCGGTAAAAAAAGGGAAAAAGATAACGGAAGGAGGAAAGAATATATCCAAAATAAAGTCTATTAAATTCTTACATGAGAAAAAAGGATATCGAGTTTATGAAGTAGGGTCGGGAAGCTATCATTTTATTTCTGTTTACTAG
- a CDS encoding GntR family transcriptional regulator gives MEFTVNTHTSETIYNQLVKFIVEAIRTNQISVGEKLPSVNKACETYHISRDTVLTAYKILQKKNIILSIPGKGFFVNRLSKINATRLFVLFDAMNQYKETLYRSLLNNLGDEYELDISFHYYNAQLFDTLVTNARGKYDYYILMPHFNGDVSTTLNKIPAESLLLLDAWPHGYSRNCAAVYQNFISDAYEGLKCMVEKLRKYEALHIVYNDKFQYMPDDFVAGAYRFSGEFRFPVYVEPGFDMNRIEKGHCYMAVSERDLAAIIKSMKAKRLKIKKDIGLMSLDDTPLKEVLIGGITTLTTDFEEMGRLAASLVRNKQNVRIANKWHLLDRNSL, from the coding sequence ATGGAATTTACAGTCAACACACATACCTCGGAAACGATCTATAATCAATTAGTTAAATTCATCGTAGAGGCTATCCGCACCAACCAAATATCAGTAGGAGAAAAACTACCTTCCGTCAATAAAGCCTGCGAAACCTACCATATCTCCCGTGATACGGTCTTAACAGCCTATAAGATTTTACAAAAGAAAAATATTATCCTCTCCATACCCGGAAAAGGCTTTTTTGTAAATCGGCTTAGTAAAATAAATGCTACGCGCCTATTCGTATTGTTTGATGCTATGAACCAATATAAAGAAACTTTATATCGTTCTTTATTAAACAATTTAGGAGATGAATACGAACTGGACATATCTTTTCACTATTACAATGCACAGCTTTTCGATACCTTGGTAACGAATGCCCGGGGAAAATATGATTACTATATATTAATGCCTCATTTCAATGGCGACGTTTCCACTACCCTGAATAAAATTCCGGCGGAATCTTTGCTGCTATTAGATGCTTGGCCCCACGGTTACTCCCGAAATTGTGCGGCAGTCTACCAGAATTTTATTTCCGATGCCTACGAAGGGTTGAAATGTATGGTAGAAAAACTGAGGAAATATGAAGCTCTACACATTGTATATAATGATAAATTCCAATATATGCCCGACGACTTTGTTGCCGGCGCTTACAGGTTTTCAGGAGAATTCCGGTTTCCTGTGTATGTAGAACCGGGGTTTGATATGAACCGGATAGAAAAAGGACATTGTTATATGGCAGTCTCGGAAAGAGACTTGGCAGCTATAATAAAAAGTATGAAAGCCAAACGACTGAAAATAAAGAAAGATATCGGCTTAATGAGCCTGGACGACACCCCGCTAAAAGAAGTCCTGATAGGAGGAATCACCACACTGACAACGGACTTTGAAGAAATGGGACGCCTGGCTGCTTCTCTGGTACGGAATAAACAAAACGTAAGAATTGCCAATAAATGGCATTTATTGGACCGGAATAGCTTATAA
- a CDS encoding sugar phosphate isomerase/epimerase family protein, producing the protein MKYRKSPAALCDCLSSPITHSDVKIRQQSLDYLRKMAEIALEMNCKILNMWMVQDGYDYLLTTDYNQKRQWLCEYTTILAQEFPSLKFALEYKPKEPRNFSFHARMSDTILAVKETNCPNVGITIDTGHGFAAGENIAESVVLAKRAGNLLYHMHFNDNHGIWDDDMIVASVHSTIYIDLLYWLRKTGYDGFLSMDQYPYREDAVDAISESILWVKRFEEIVKENFAELDELVKLNDAVSTSRFMRKVLFGK; encoded by the coding sequence GTGAAATACAGAAAATCTCCGGCAGCACTATGTGATTGTCTGTCCTCCCCGATTACCCATTCAGACGTAAAAATCCGGCAACAATCGTTAGACTATCTGCGTAAAATGGCGGAGATTGCCTTAGAAATGAATTGCAAAATTTTAAATATGTGGATGGTTCAAGATGGCTATGATTATTTATTAACAACTGATTATAACCAGAAACGTCAATGGCTTTGCGAATACACGACAATACTTGCACAGGAATTTCCTTCCTTGAAATTCGCTTTGGAATATAAACCCAAAGAACCTCGTAATTTTTCTTTTCATGCTCGTATGAGTGATACTATTTTAGCAGTAAAAGAAACAAATTGCCCCAATGTAGGGATTACAATCGATACGGGCCATGGGTTCGCAGCCGGTGAAAATATTGCCGAATCTGTCGTATTAGCCAAACGTGCCGGAAATCTACTCTATCACATGCACTTTAATGATAATCACGGGATATGGGATGATGATATGATTGTTGCTTCCGTTCATAGTACCATTTACATAGATCTGCTTTATTGGCTACGGAAAACAGGATACGATGGTTTTTTATCGATGGATCAATACCCTTATCGGGAAGATGCAGTAGATGCAATAAGTGAAAGTATTCTTTGGGTAAAACGTTTTGAAGAAATTGTAAAGGAAAATTTTGCGGAACTAGATGAACTGGTAAAGCTTAATGATGCCGTTTCTACTTCCCGTTTTATGCGTAAAGTGTTATTTGGTAAATAA
- a CDS encoding alginate O-acetyltransferase AlgX-related protein — protein MKTEKYTLNREIEANKEIDSTRIKPRLARIVVWVFISLLFSVPLIQLLFDSPFKKENLRIFTARKVAKTDSWVDNILNRNTHCMQMISAWEKQMEETSFLQNYSSPLFQTVLTGLLHTGNEKAVVGKDGWLFYEKDISYLTSHPIVSIDTNVSNPGKKSPAACISDFAQQLENQGIKLIVMPVPLKPLLYPEKLSNAYSENDILQNQEYHTFIAELKSRNIRVFDPTEILRSMKKKKEKVFLKTDTHWTPEAMEKVAGSLSRFLLDSVQVEPGSDFYGKDSIEIVQQGDIYTMLKLKKTLPLFPPEKVTIHSILNEREEYWQPAKTAEVLFLGDSFSNIYSLEGMGWGKTAGLAEHLSYFLQQPIDAIRRNDQGSIATRQMLQTEQKKGRNRLAGKKVVIWEFAMRELTQGNWTPLNMANLEGEQSSSFLTLPDTTSLLIRATVEDRSASPHPDKVTYADHVIALHLTDLTDEEGNPLQKEALVYMLAMKNRQLTPAASLRTGDVITIKLESWKLHEAEEGAYNRNELDNSDLLLEEPLWGTLIKLK, from the coding sequence ATGAAAACAGAGAAATATACATTAAACAGAGAGATCGAGGCAAATAAAGAAATCGATAGTACACGGATAAAACCTCGGTTAGCCCGGATTGTAGTATGGGTTTTTATAAGTCTACTTTTTTCGGTTCCGCTGATACAGTTGTTATTCGACTCTCCTTTTAAAAAAGAAAACTTGAGAATATTTACCGCCAGGAAAGTAGCAAAAACAGATTCCTGGGTGGATAACATATTAAACCGCAACACCCACTGTATGCAGATGATTTCCGCATGGGAAAAACAAATGGAAGAAACTTCTTTTTTACAGAATTACAGTAGCCCTTTGTTCCAAACGGTCTTAACCGGCCTTCTACATACAGGAAATGAAAAAGCAGTGGTTGGGAAGGACGGATGGCTGTTTTATGAGAAAGATATTTCTTACCTGACAAGTCATCCTATTGTTTCAATAGACACAAACGTATCTAATCCAGGAAAGAAAAGTCCCGCCGCATGTATTAGCGATTTTGCCCAACAGTTGGAAAACCAGGGAATTAAATTGATTGTTATGCCTGTTCCCCTGAAACCGCTCTTATACCCTGAAAAGTTAAGCAATGCCTATTCGGAGAATGATATCTTACAAAACCAGGAATACCATACATTTATTGCTGAATTAAAGAGTAGAAATATCCGGGTTTTCGATCCGACGGAGATATTGCGGTCTATGAAAAAGAAGAAAGAAAAAGTTTTTTTAAAGACAGACACTCATTGGACACCGGAAGCCATGGAAAAAGTAGCCGGTTCCCTTTCCCGGTTTTTACTGGATTCGGTACAGGTGGAACCAGGCTCGGACTTTTATGGGAAAGACTCGATCGAAATTGTTCAGCAAGGAGATATTTATACGATGCTGAAACTGAAAAAAACGCTTCCTCTTTTCCCACCGGAAAAAGTAACTATACACTCTATCCTGAATGAGAGGGAAGAATACTGGCAACCCGCAAAAACAGCCGAAGTGTTATTCCTGGGCGACAGCTTTAGTAATATATATTCGTTAGAAGGTATGGGCTGGGGGAAAACAGCCGGATTGGCAGAACATCTTTCCTACTTTTTACAACAACCCATAGATGCTATCCGGCGGAATGACCAAGGGAGCATAGCTACCCGGCAAATGTTGCAGACAGAACAAAAGAAAGGTCGAAACCGTTTAGCTGGCAAAAAAGTGGTTATCTGGGAGTTTGCGATGCGTGAACTTACCCAAGGAAACTGGACTCCGCTAAACATGGCAAATTTGGAAGGTGAACAATCTTCTTCCTTCTTAACTCTGCCGGATACGACCTCACTTTTAATAAGAGCGACGGTAGAAGATCGTTCCGCTTCGCCTCATCCTGATAAAGTCACATACGCAGATCATGTAATAGCCTTGCATCTGACCGATCTTACGGACGAGGAGGGAAATCCGTTACAAAAAGAAGCACTTGTTTATATGCTGGCTATGAAAAACCGGCAATTAACTCCTGCGGCATCTTTAAGAACCGGAGATGTTATTACCATAAAATTGGAAAGCTGGAAACTTCACGAAGCGGAAGAAGGTGCCTATAACCGGAACGAGCTGGACAATTCCGATTTATTACTTGAAGAACCTCTTTGGGGAACATTGATTAAACTTAAATAG
- a CDS encoding MBOAT family O-acyltransferase gives MVFSSYLFLFWFLPVALLFYYLVKGNSRAWILTLSSYFFYGWTNPLFVLLLFISTCIDYICGLVLIGYPRTKHTIPLLERGGKRTLRQKIAVTCSVVSNLSLLAFFKYGNFGIENWNTLMHEVFSSDTFLLPSLQIVLPLGISFYTFQSMSYAIDVYRGDARGTTSFINFACYVSMFPQLVAGPIIRFQEVADQLSSRVYSYEKFARGIAFFIVGMGQKILLANPCGKMADLAFDTPGRTLIDAWLGIVAYSFQILFDFAGYSNMAIGLGLMLGFVFPKNFDYPYRSFSITEFWRRWHISLSTWLRDYLYIPLGGNRKGKIRTYINLMLVMLLGGLWHGSSWNFVLWGLIHGTALAVERYVGIANRKKTLRWLYWTYTYLIVLIAWVFFRASTLPEAIAYLRSLIGAGISNPSASLITPVMLTPYHLVCFILAGFIAAIAPSAWVWTRDMGVKKWVCLLFLFLLAALALMAQSYNPFIYFIF, from the coding sequence ATGGTATTCAGCAGCTACTTATTTCTATTTTGGTTTCTCCCTGTAGCCCTGCTATTTTACTATCTGGTAAAAGGCAATTCACGGGCGTGGATATTAACGTTATCCAGTTATTTCTTTTACGGCTGGACCAATCCGTTATTTGTACTGCTACTTTTTATCTCTACTTGTATTGATTATATCTGCGGTCTCGTACTGATAGGGTATCCGCGCACAAAACATACTATTCCCTTGCTGGAACGTGGAGGGAAACGTACATTACGTCAAAAAATAGCTGTTACTTGTTCCGTTGTATCCAACCTTTCCCTGTTAGCATTCTTCAAATACGGGAATTTCGGCATTGAGAATTGGAATACCTTGATGCATGAAGTTTTTTCATCCGACACTTTCTTATTACCTTCTTTACAAATTGTTTTACCTTTAGGAATTAGTTTTTACACTTTTCAATCGATGAGCTATGCCATTGACGTGTACCGGGGAGATGCCAGGGGAACTACCTCTTTTATAAATTTCGCTTGTTATGTTTCCATGTTCCCCCAATTGGTTGCCGGGCCCATTATACGTTTCCAAGAAGTAGCCGACCAACTATCTTCACGGGTTTATTCGTATGAAAAATTTGCAAGAGGAATTGCCTTCTTTATTGTAGGAATGGGACAAAAAATACTGTTGGCAAATCCTTGCGGTAAAATGGCAGATCTGGCTTTCGATACTCCGGGACGTACCTTGATAGACGCATGGCTCGGTATAGTAGCCTACTCTTTTCAGATTTTGTTTGATTTTGCCGGTTATTCCAATATGGCGATAGGATTAGGATTAATGCTAGGATTCGTTTTTCCCAAAAATTTCGATTACCCTTACCGTTCGTTTTCCATTACCGAATTTTGGAGAAGGTGGCATATTTCTCTCTCTACCTGGTTACGCGATTATTTATATATACCCTTGGGAGGCAACCGGAAAGGGAAAATACGCACTTACATAAACTTAATGCTGGTTATGCTGTTGGGAGGACTATGGCATGGTTCTTCCTGGAATTTCGTACTATGGGGCCTTATCCACGGAACCGCGCTTGCCGTAGAACGTTATGTAGGAATAGCCAACCGGAAAAAAACTTTGCGATGGCTCTACTGGACTTACACTTATCTGATTGTTTTGATTGCCTGGGTATTTTTCAGGGCCTCCACTCTTCCGGAGGCCATAGCTTATTTACGTTCCTTGATAGGTGCAGGAATAAGCAATCCGTCTGCTTCTTTAATAACGCCGGTGATGTTAACTCCTTACCATTTAGTGTGTTTCATACTTGCCGGTTTTATTGCTGCTATCGCCCCTTCTGCTTGGGTATGGACACGGGATATGGGAGTAAAAAAATGGGTGTGTTTACTCTTTTTATTCCTATTGGCCGCACTGGCTCTTATGGCTCAATCATATAATCCGTTTATATACTTTATATTCTGA
- a CDS encoding alginate O-acetyltransferase AlgX-related protein: MKQRKSKLLVVGWMLYLLAVSGYSMQAQNDTFLSRCREGAKNSSIAVNGNEQWCFLKSELRHLSIGEFWGEKAQKTSQAKNPEQKDPLKAIVAYQEALKKENIRLVLVPIPPKAVVYPDKLPGNPLSLKRYDETLQNFYKTLRAKGVDVLDLTDDLIKGRTQTQEPLFCLGDSHLSGEGCKLVASKIAEHIRVKGKKQYTVTPEKITMKGDLYKVAKEMPVNEQRIVYRVAGDETKDKSSPVLLLGDSHTLVFDIGGDLFAQNAGLASLLASQLKMPVDVMGVRGSGATPARINVYRRSKQEKEFLKQKKVVVWCFTAREFTEASGWNANVPLK, encoded by the coding sequence ATGAAACAAAGAAAATCTAAATTACTGGTAGTTGGATGGATGCTGTATCTGTTAGCAGTGAGCGGATACAGTATGCAAGCTCAAAACGACACATTCCTGTCCCGTTGCCGGGAAGGAGCTAAAAATTCCTCTATTGCCGTCAATGGAAATGAGCAATGGTGCTTTTTGAAAAGCGAATTACGACATTTAAGCATAGGAGAATTCTGGGGAGAAAAAGCCCAGAAGACCTCGCAAGCTAAAAATCCGGAACAAAAAGATCCGCTGAAAGCCATAGTAGCTTACCAGGAAGCATTGAAAAAAGAAAACATCCGGCTAGTACTTGTTCCTATCCCTCCGAAAGCTGTAGTTTATCCGGATAAACTGCCCGGTAATCCTCTTTCCCTGAAACGTTACGATGAAACATTGCAAAACTTCTACAAAACTTTACGGGCAAAAGGAGTGGATGTACTCGATTTGACAGATGACTTAATAAAAGGTCGCACTCAAACCCAAGAACCATTGTTTTGTTTAGGAGATTCCCACTTGTCGGGGGAAGGTTGTAAACTAGTAGCAAGTAAAATAGCAGAACATATCCGGGTAAAAGGGAAGAAACAATATACCGTCACTCCGGAAAAAATAACGATGAAGGGCGACTTATATAAAGTAGCAAAAGAAATGCCGGTCAATGAACAGCGGATAGTGTATCGGGTAGCGGGAGATGAAACCAAAGATAAAAGCAGTCCGGTATTACTACTGGGAGATAGCCATACGCTGGTTTTTGACATAGGGGGAGATTTATTTGCACAGAATGCGGGACTTGCCTCCTTGTTGGCATCTCAACTGAAAATGCCGGTAGATGTAATGGGAGTGCGGGGTTCCGGTGCAACGCCTGCCCGTATCAATGTATATCGCCGCAGCAAACAAGAAAAAGAATTTTTAAAGCAGAAGAAAGTAGTGGTCTGGTGCTTCACGGCACGGGAATTTACAGAAGCAAGCGGATGGAATGCCAATGTTCCTTTAAAATAA